GTTAGTGTTTCTTCAACTGGAACAGACTTCTGAAGGAACTCTAAACAAAACGCAAGGCATTCACCAGCCAAGTAGCCCTCAGCCATACAAGCTTCTGGCCTTACAAAATTCTTCACAAATGCCTTTAGTGTCTTCATGTATCTACATGTACATAAGAAAACTCATTATGATGTATATAGTTACACGAACTTTAAGATCTTAAATATATAGAGCATAAAAAGTACCTCTCAAAAGGGTACATCCATCTGAAGTGTACAGGACCACCCAAGCGTGCTTCTCTTGCTAGGTGTATTGGCAGGTGAAACATAATGTCAAACAGTGAAGGTGGAAAGTATCTCTCCAACTAACACATTGTTTCCATGAACTCTAATTCTAGTGTAATTAGTTTCTCTATATCAATTACACGTTGGCACAACCTCTTGAAGTAATTGCATACTCGATTCACTACTATACGAGGTCCTTTAGGCAGGAAACCTCTCAATACCACCGGAAACAGGTTCTGCATTATGAAATGATGGTCATGTGACTTCAGACCACCAATGCTGGGAGGATCTACTGACACACAAGTGGAGATGTTGGCACAATATCCATCAAGACCTCTGAATTTGGATAACCTTCTGCACAATTTACGTTTCTCCTCCTTAGAAAGCCAATACGCAGCTGGAGGTAAGTAGGTTCTCTTCCCACGTATCTCCGCATGTAAGTTGCTTCGAATACCAATGTCTTCTAAATCTTTCCTTGCTTTCAACCCATCCTTGGATTTTCCACTATGCATCAGAATAGCTAATAGTGCATTAGACACATTCTTTTCCACGTGCATGACATCAATGTTATACCTCACAAGCAGATACTGcaacaattatttaaaaagtgaaaatcaGAAACACACTATAGTAGTTAAAACTAAGAACCAAATTCAAATTTCATTATAATATCTACTAACCTTCCAATAAGGTAAGTCAAAGTAGATTGATCTTTTTTTCCACCGCCATTGATCATCGCCTTCTTCATATTCATCAGCTGaactcacatcatcatcatctgcttCAACTATTTTTCTCTTGTCTTTCTTATCTAAAGGTTTACCAAATTCATTCCTAAAATCTTTAAGGCTCTCAAGTATTTCTGATCCACTCTGAATTCTATTTGCAGCACCAACCTCCACTGTGTTGTCAAACCACCCTTTCCTACGTCTGTAAGGATGCCCAGGTCTCAAACGCTTCCTGTTACCCATATATACATGTTTGCGACTGAACTTTAACCATCTATGAGGTGTATCCTTCCCACAGACAATACACGCTTGCTTCCCTTTCACTTTACATCCAGATAATGTTCCTAATGTTGGATAGTCAGTGATACTCCACAACAATATAGCTCTTAGAGTGAAACTCTCCTGCTTAAACGCGTCATAAACCTCCATACCATCATTCCATAAGTCTTTTAGGTCATCTATCAGTGGTTGTAGATATACATCAATATTGTTGCTTGGTGCGGTTGTTCCAAGTATCAACATTGACAACATGATGTTCTCTTGTTTTATACACTCCGTTGGAGCCATATTGTAATTGACTAAGAAAACCGGCCATGTTCTGTACTTGGTGTTTTGGATAGCGAACGGATTCATCCCATCAGTAGAAATTCCTAGCCTAAGGTTTCTAGCATCCCCAGCAAACTCTGGCCATTTATCGTTTACCTGGATCCAAGTCAAGGAGTCCACTGGATGCCACATTGTACAATCTTCACTAGCATTAGTGAAGTGCCAACGCAAATCCTCAGCCAACCGTTTTGATTTAAACATCCTCCTATATCTATCTTTTATTGGAAAGTACCGTAGCACCTTTTCTGGAATCCCTTTCCTCTCCTGACCGGTGAGATTATCTGTTTCCCGTCTTGATTCATTACATCTTGGACAGCTTGTTGACTCCGCATATTGATTACAATAAAGGATACAATCATTTATGCAGGCGTGAATGGaatcataaccaaaaccaaaaagctTCAAAAGTCTCGGGAGACAATCCGATTTGGCAAAGACTAATAATAGAAGAATAAAACCCTAGATCGAAAGAATGAACAAGAATGAGATTTCATACAAAGAGTGAGATTTACCAGAAGAATAAAACCACAATCGAGCGAGGGGAAGCTGGAAAGACTCGCGAGACAATCCGATTTGGCAAAGACTAAGATCTGTTTTGGAGTGTGAAATTTTAGGTAATGTGACAAAGATCTGTTtgggagagaaaaaaatgtgtgGGACACAGTCCGATTTCGCAAAAAGACAGTGAAAATCGAGCAAAAAAAGATAGAGGGaagaaatgaattttt
The sequence above is a segment of the Camelina sativa cultivar DH55 chromosome 10, Cs, whole genome shotgun sequence genome. Coding sequences within it:
- the LOC109126887 gene encoding uncharacterized protein LOC109126887, whose translation is MFKSKRLAEDLRWHFTNASEDCTMWHPVDSLTWIQVNDKWPEFAGDARNLRLGISTDGMNPFAIQNTKYRTWPVFLVNYNMAPTECIKQENIMLSMLILGTTAPSNNIDVYLQPLIDDLKDLWNDGMEVYDAFKQESFTLRAILLWSITDYPTLGTLSGCKVKGKQACIVCGKDTPHRWLKFSRKHVYMGNRKRLRPGHPYRRRKGWFDNTVEVGAANRIQSGSEILESLKDFRNEFGKPLDKKDKRKIVEADDDDVSSADEYEEGDDQWRWKKRSIYFDLPYWKYLLVRYNIDVMHVEKNVSNALLAILMHSGKSKDGLKARKDLEDIGIRSNLHAEIRGKRTYLPPAAYWLSKEEKRKLCRRLSKFRGLDGYCANISTCVSVDPPSIGGLKSHDHHFIMQNLFPVVLRGFLPKGPRIVVNRLERYFPPSLFDIMFHLPIHLAREARLGGPVHFRWMYPFERYMKTLKAFVKNFVRPEACMAEGYLAGECLAFCLEFLQKSVPVEETLTRNEDIEVDEHVLEGRPLQKATEKILTDKEGDIAHWLHLEELQVTDIPSNSKDHSNRLRWLAFGPRHIAQTYKGFVVNGHRFQTDDVKRKTQNSGVTYEAFSKCRVSAKDTRQMAYIVAFYGVIKEIILMDYHMFQVPLFRCSWANKGNGLKEEDGFTLVNLHMNQTSFLNDPFIMASQAKQAPPRGYNMMDTVEELVPAQTSVQPIEDLGDHETDDDSFCVRDDCEGVLV